In Haemophilus parainfluenzae, one genomic interval encodes:
- a CDS encoding TrmH family RNA methyltransferase, whose product MSNSRKPSFQTNSTKSFQERNPKRAFNDKERRFDDHRNNEKCEGNRPHFDKKRDDRKPSRGFQQQEVREPKIAELSLNKANGESGSVKVMVKSTGVSYKPKEKKTGALSPRAPEKIKKNRAEEMKVYGENACLELFAERPESIVRVWSTVQMAHRIGEIFSYLAANKKVYHVVDSDELSLVSGTEHHGGICMLVKKQRTFSLQGYLDVPRQEDCLVVLDQVNNAQNLGGVVRTCVFYGIKNVVTNQVEQLYAPAAMRVAEGGMEHIRILETESTEIALEALRKAGYQIIHVSTNKQQGVALEQLKFAEKVALVLSEGSTDDIREKQDVNVRLSLSNPLKTGLNIAVNAGILLAYWYVK is encoded by the coding sequence ATGAGCAATTCACGCAAACCATCATTCCAAACCAATTCCACTAAATCTTTTCAAGAGCGTAACCCAAAACGTGCATTTAATGATAAAGAACGTCGTTTTGATGATCATCGTAATAATGAAAAATGTGAGGGAAATCGACCGCACTTTGATAAAAAACGGGATGATCGCAAGCCTTCTCGTGGCTTCCAACAGCAAGAAGTGAGAGAACCAAAAATTGCTGAACTTTCATTAAATAAAGCCAATGGTGAAAGTGGCTCGGTAAAAGTAATGGTGAAAAGTACGGGCGTGAGCTATAAACCGAAAGAAAAGAAAACAGGCGCATTATCACCACGCGCACCAGAGAAAATTAAAAAGAACCGCGCTGAAGAAATGAAAGTGTATGGTGAAAATGCGTGCTTAGAATTGTTTGCAGAGCGTCCTGAGAGCATTGTTCGCGTATGGTCAACGGTGCAAATGGCGCATCGAATTGGCGAGATTTTCAGTTATTTAGCCGCGAATAAAAAAGTATATCACGTGGTGGATAGCGATGAGCTAAGCTTAGTAAGTGGCACTGAGCATCATGGCGGCATTTGTATGTTAGTGAAAAAACAACGTACTTTTTCTTTGCAAGGTTATTTAGATGTCCCGCGTCAAGAAGATTGCTTAGTGGTGCTTGATCAAGTTAATAATGCGCAAAACCTAGGTGGCGTTGTGCGTACTTGCGTCTTCTATGGCATTAAAAATGTGGTAACAAATCAAGTTGAACAGCTTTATGCACCGGCTGCGATGCGTGTAGCTGAAGGCGGAATGGAGCATATTCGTATTTTAGAAACAGAAAGTACTGAAATTGCTTTAGAGGCTTTACGTAAGGCTGGCTATCAGATTATTCATGTATCAACCAATAAACAACAAGGCGTTGCGTTGGAACAACTCAAATTTGCGGAGAAAGTCGCGCTGGTATTGAGTGAGGGCAGTACGGATGATATTCGTGAGAAACAAGATGTAAATGTGCGTCTTTCTTTAAGCAATCCATTAAAAACAGGATTAAATATTGCGGTAAATGCAGGGATTTTATTAGCATATTGGTATGTGAAATAA
- the pssA gene encoding CDP-diacylglycerol--serine O-phosphatidyltransferase, with the protein MLINKAKRAEQNLKNLPFLPLQAEQVEFLFSPLEFKAQIIELIRQAKKRIYVTALYWQKDEAGQEILNEIYRVKQDHPELDVKILVDWHRGQRNLLGAEKSATNADWYCEQRQTYQLPDEPNMFFGVPINTREVFGVLHIKGFVFDDTVLYSGASINNVYLQQQDKYRYDRYQKIHNAALADSMVNFINDYLLDFSAVHPLDVANRPRTKEIRSAIKAYRKNLSAHAEYQLESAVGFSDVLTISPLFGLGASGNELNQVIEDLFLQVQEKLVICTPYFNFPRTLRSKLARLLEQGKRVEIIVGDKVANDFYIPPEQPFKMAGALPYLYESNLRRFCEKFDAYIKNGHLTVRLWKDGDNTYHLKGIWVDNQYILLTGNNLNPRAWRLDAENGLLIHDPKEELLPQVEKELSHIRQHTKVLQDYSELEELTQYPEPVQKLLKKFARIQADKLVKMIL; encoded by the coding sequence ATGTTAATCAATAAAGCTAAACGAGCAGAACAAAATTTAAAAAATTTGCCTTTTCTTCCTTTACAGGCTGAACAGGTTGAGTTTCTGTTTAGTCCGCTTGAATTCAAAGCACAAATTATAGAATTAATTCGCCAAGCTAAAAAACGCATTTACGTGACCGCACTTTATTGGCAAAAAGATGAAGCAGGACAAGAAATTCTCAATGAGATTTATCGCGTAAAACAAGATCATCCTGAATTGGATGTGAAAATTTTAGTAGATTGGCATCGCGGACAACGCAATTTACTCGGTGCAGAAAAATCTGCCACTAACGCTGATTGGTATTGTGAACAACGCCAAACCTATCAACTTCCCGATGAACCAAATATGTTCTTCGGTGTGCCTATTAATACCCGTGAAGTCTTCGGTGTATTGCATATTAAAGGCTTTGTGTTTGATGATACCGTACTTTACAGCGGCGCAAGTATCAATAACGTGTATTTACAACAACAAGATAAATACCGTTACGACCGCTATCAAAAAATTCACAATGCGGCACTTGCCGACTCTATGGTGAATTTCATCAATGATTATTTATTGGATTTCAGTGCGGTACATCCATTAGATGTGGCTAATCGCCCTCGCACCAAAGAAATTCGTAGTGCAATAAAAGCTTATCGTAAAAACTTATCTGCCCATGCGGAATATCAGTTGGAAAGTGCGGTTGGTTTTTCCGATGTTTTAACCATTTCACCACTTTTTGGTTTGGGTGCATCGGGCAATGAATTAAACCAAGTTATCGAAGATTTATTCTTACAAGTGCAGGAAAAACTGGTGATTTGTACGCCTTATTTCAACTTCCCTCGCACGTTAAGAAGTAAACTTGCCCGCTTATTAGAACAAGGAAAGCGTGTCGAAATTATCGTGGGTGATAAAGTCGCGAACGATTTCTATATTCCACCAGAGCAGCCATTTAAAATGGCAGGTGCATTGCCTTATTTATATGAAAGCAATCTTCGTCGTTTCTGCGAGAAATTTGATGCTTACATTAAAAATGGCCATTTAACGGTGCGTTTATGGAAAGATGGTGATAACACTTATCACCTCAAAGGGATTTGGGTGGACAATCAGTATATTCTTTTAACAGGGAACAACCTGAATCCTCGTGCATGGCGTTTAGATGCGGAAAATGGATTATTAATCCACGACCCGAAAGAAGAACTTCTGCCACAAGTGGAAAAAGAATTATCGCACATCCGCCAACATACCAAAGTATTGCAAGATTATTCTGAATTAGAAGAATTGACGCAATATCCTGAACCGGTGCAAAAACTGTTGAAGAAATTTGCGCGGATTCAAGCAGATAAATTAGTCAAAATGATTTTATAA